The Rhodopseudomonas palustris genome window below encodes:
- the groES gene encoding co-chaperone GroES yields the protein MNFRPLHDRVVVKRIDAEEKTAGGIIIPDTAKEKPSQGEVVAVGPGGRDEAGKLIPIDLKVGDRVLFGKWSGTEVKIDGKELLIMKESDIMGVITDAGAKKKAA from the coding sequence ATGAACTTCCGTCCGCTTCACGACCGCGTCGTGGTCAAGCGCATCGACGCCGAAGAGAAGACCGCCGGCGGTATCATCATTCCTGACACGGCCAAGGAAAAGCCCTCGCAGGGCGAAGTCGTCGCCGTCGGCCCGGGTGGCCGCGACGAAGCCGGCAAGCTGATCCCGATCGACCTCAAGGTCGGTGACCGCGTGCTGTTCGGCAAGTGGAGCGGCACCGAGGTCAAGATCGACGGCAAAGAGCTGCTGATCATGAAGGAAAGCGACATTATGGGCGTCATCACCGACGCCGGCGCCAAGAAGAAGGCCGCCTGA
- a CDS encoding RuBisCO large subunit C-terminal-like domain-containing protein: MSERIIVTYQVASAPGEIAARAEALAIEQSVECPLAAVTERRIRDEIVGRVEAIRPIGEARFSVQVSLASATAPAEAGQLLNMLFGNSSIQPDVTLADVELPPAYPAAFGGPRLGIAGLRAKLGAPRRALTASALKPQGLAPEALAGLAHRLALGGVDLIKDDHGIADQAFSPFSARVPAVARAVREACDSRGAATLYAPHVSGSLDDMRRQLDLVRREGLSAVMLMPMIVGLANFHLIAKEAEGLVMLAHPSLAGAQRIAPDLLLGKLFRLLGADATIFPHHGGRFAYTPETCSALADAARRDWYDLKPCLPVPAGGIAIDRIQDLLAFYGSDVMLLIGGSLLATGEQLTEQAARFTAEVASHGQ; the protein is encoded by the coding sequence ATGAGCGAGCGGATTATCGTCACCTATCAGGTCGCTTCGGCACCGGGGGAGATCGCTGCTCGGGCCGAGGCGCTGGCGATCGAGCAGAGCGTCGAGTGTCCGCTGGCGGCGGTGACGGAGCGGCGGATCCGGGACGAGATCGTCGGCCGGGTTGAGGCGATCAGGCCGATCGGCGAGGCTCGCTTTTCGGTGCAGGTCAGCCTGGCGAGCGCGACGGCGCCGGCCGAGGCCGGACAGCTGCTCAACATGCTGTTCGGCAACAGTTCGATCCAGCCCGACGTGACGCTGGCCGATGTCGAATTGCCGCCGGCCTATCCGGCTGCCTTCGGCGGGCCGAGGCTCGGCATCGCCGGTCTTCGCGCCAAGCTCGGTGCGCCGCGGCGGGCGCTGACCGCGTCGGCGCTGAAGCCGCAGGGGCTGGCGCCGGAGGCGCTGGCGGGGCTCGCGCACCGGCTGGCGCTCGGCGGTGTCGATCTGATCAAGGACGACCACGGCATCGCCGATCAGGCGTTCAGTCCGTTCTCGGCACGGGTGCCGGCGGTGGCTCGCGCGGTGCGCGAGGCCTGCGATTCTCGGGGCGCGGCGACGCTGTACGCGCCGCATGTCTCCGGTTCGCTCGACGACATGCGGCGGCAGCTCGACCTTGTCCGCCGCGAAGGCCTGTCCGCGGTGATGCTGATGCCGATGATTGTTGGGCTGGCCAACTTCCACCTGATTGCCAAAGAGGCGGAAGGGTTGGTCATGCTGGCGCATCCGTCGCTGGCCGGTGCGCAGCGGATCGCGCCCGATCTGCTGCTGGGCAAACTGTTCAGGTTGCTTGGGGCGGATGCGACGATCTTCCCGCATCACGGCGGCCGGTTCGCCTACACGCCGGAGACCTGTAGCGCGCTGGCGGATGCGGCGCGGCGCGACTGGTACGATCTGAAGCCGTGCCTCCCGGTTCCGGCCGGCGGTATCGCAATTGATCGCATCCAAGACCTGCTGGCATTCTACGGCTCCGACGTAATGCTACTGATCGGCGGCAGCCTGCTGGCGACAGGCGAGCAACTGACCGAGCAGGCGGCGCGGTTCACCGCGGAGGTGGCAAGCCATGGCCAATGA
- a CDS encoding UPF0149 family protein, which produces MAHLLPRARTIARSALQRALPLTTARANQPMAKSANYLDKLDDALEALGPDAMLVEELDGFVAGLLLCPEPIKPGDWLPVVYDAGDDQASPFTDLTHANRVFALIVQYYNSVAKTLSDHPERYQPLLPVDPDSGELVWQVWIDGFAAATDLRPEAWSCLDDADEATAAAFDGLLDLIEIADAEAHADADNLPSDRPAITAPNSDQIAGWILTLNRWRIAHDPAPREIEWGPPSAARKVGRNEPCPCGSGKKYKRCCGKT; this is translated from the coding sequence TTGGCGCATTTACTTCCAAGAGCGCGCACCATCGCGCGATCCGCGCTACAGAGGGCGCTCCCTCTCACCACCGCCCGAGCGAACCAGCCCATGGCCAAATCAGCAAATTATCTCGACAAGCTTGACGACGCATTGGAAGCGCTCGGCCCGGACGCCATGCTGGTCGAGGAACTCGACGGCTTCGTTGCCGGCCTGCTGCTGTGTCCCGAGCCGATCAAACCCGGCGACTGGCTGCCGGTCGTCTACGATGCCGGCGATGACCAGGCGTCGCCGTTCACCGATCTGACGCATGCCAACCGGGTGTTCGCGCTAATCGTGCAGTACTACAACTCCGTCGCCAAAACCCTGTCGGACCACCCCGAGCGCTACCAGCCGCTGCTGCCGGTCGATCCCGACAGCGGCGAATTGGTGTGGCAGGTCTGGATCGACGGCTTCGCGGCAGCGACCGACCTGCGGCCCGAGGCGTGGAGCTGCCTGGACGATGCCGACGAAGCGACGGCGGCCGCGTTCGACGGGCTGCTCGATCTGATCGAGATTGCCGACGCCGAGGCGCACGCCGACGCGGACAATCTGCCCAGCGATCGCCCCGCAATCACCGCGCCGAACTCCGACCAGATAGCCGGCTGGATCCTGACGCTGAACCGCTGGCGCATCGCCCATGACCCGGCGCCGCGCGAGATCGAATGGGGACCGCCCTCAGCGGCACGCAAAGTCGGCCGCAACGAGCCGTGCCCCTGCGGCTCGGGCAAGAAGTACAAACGCTGCTGCGGGAAGACCTGA
- a CDS encoding protease inhibitor I42 family protein: protein MRTSFTTFRRLGLLGMLAGIALVAGVAPPRADDTAETLRLAVSGEATFSLKENPSTGYRWHLDTKASRNLDLIEISDAGYRQGGGDVVHQPMVGVPGTRSFRIIARKDGTATAVFDYLRDWENQAPAQRHTVTVEIAPR, encoded by the coding sequence ATGCGGACTTCGTTCACGACCTTCCGACGACTGGGACTGCTCGGCATGCTGGCCGGCATAGCGCTGGTTGCGGGTGTCGCGCCACCGCGAGCCGACGACACCGCCGAGACATTGCGCCTCGCGGTCAGCGGCGAAGCCACGTTCAGCCTGAAAGAGAATCCGTCGACCGGCTATCGCTGGCATCTCGACACCAAAGCGAGCCGCAATCTCGACCTGATCGAGATTTCCGATGCCGGTTACCGCCAGGGCGGCGGCGATGTCGTGCACCAGCCGATGGTCGGCGTCCCCGGCACCCGGTCATTCCGCATCATCGCTCGCAAGGACGGCACCGCCACCGCGGTATTCGATTACTTGCGCGACTGGGAGAACCAGGCTCCGGCGCAGCGGCACACCGTCACGGTCGAGATCGCGCCACGCTGA
- a CDS encoding usg protein, with product MVERGAVSEDFRKQVLGYGLTTAEILYRRPDRQWLLQSYTWQDYDLAPDFPALNDFLSFWKAKLEGPLFAVTVAHSKLIKPAELRAVDGVFRLH from the coding sequence ATGGTCGAACGAGGTGCAGTTTCTGAAGACTTCAGGAAGCAGGTGCTCGGCTACGGTCTGACGACCGCCGAAATTCTCTATCGCCGCCCCGACCGGCAATGGCTGCTGCAGAGCTACACGTGGCAGGACTACGACCTGGCGCCCGATTTCCCCGCCCTGAACGACTTTCTCAGTTTTTGGAAAGCGAAGCTCGAAGGGCCGCTGTTCGCCGTCACCGTCGCGCATTCCAAGCTGATCAAGCCGGCCGAGCTGCGCGCCGTCGACGGTGTCTTCAGACTGCACTGA
- the groL gene encoding chaperonin GroEL (60 kDa chaperone family; promotes refolding of misfolded polypeptides especially under stressful conditions; forms two stacked rings of heptamers to form a barrel-shaped 14mer; ends can be capped by GroES; misfolded proteins enter the barrel where they are refolded when GroES binds): MSAKEVKFGVDARDRMLRGVDILANAVKVTLGPKGRNVVLDKSFGAPRITKDGVTVAKDIELDDKFENMGAQMVREVASKSADAAGDGTTTATVLAQAIVREGAKAVAAGMNPMDLKRGIDLAVEAVVADLVKNSKKVTSNDEIAQVGTISANGDSEIGKFLADAMKKVGNEGVITVEEAKSLETELDVVEGMQFDRGYISPYFVTNADKMRVEFDDAYILINEKKLSNLNELLPLLEAVVQTGKPLVIVAEDVEGEALATLVVNRLRGGLKVAAVKAPGFGDRRKAMLQDIAILTGGQAISEDLGIKMENVTLQMLGRAKKVMIDKENTTIVNGAGKKADIEARVAQIKAQIEETTSDYDREKLQERLAKLAGGVAVIRVGGATEVEVKERKDRVDDAMHATRAAVEEGIVPGGGVALLRASEQLKGLKTKNDDQKTGVEIVRRALSAPARQIAINAGEDGSVIVGKVLEKEQYAFGFDSQSGEYGDLVKKGIIDPTKVVRTAIQNAASVAALLITTEAMIAELPKKNAGGPAMPPGGGMGGMDF; this comes from the coding sequence ATGTCCGCTAAAGAAGTCAAATTCGGCGTCGACGCCCGCGACCGCATGCTGCGCGGCGTGGACATTCTCGCCAACGCCGTGAAGGTCACGCTGGGTCCGAAGGGCCGCAACGTCGTCCTCGACAAGTCGTTCGGCGCACCACGCATCACCAAGGACGGCGTCACCGTCGCCAAGGACATCGAGCTCGACGACAAGTTCGAGAACATGGGCGCGCAGATGGTGCGCGAAGTCGCCTCGAAGTCGGCCGACGCCGCCGGTGACGGCACCACCACCGCGACCGTACTGGCCCAGGCGATCGTGCGCGAAGGCGCCAAGGCCGTTGCCGCCGGCATGAACCCGATGGATCTGAAGCGCGGTATCGACCTGGCGGTGGAAGCCGTCGTCGCAGACCTCGTCAAGAACTCCAAGAAGGTCACGTCGAACGACGAGATCGCCCAGGTCGGCACCATCTCGGCCAACGGCGACTCGGAGATCGGCAAGTTCCTCGCCGACGCGATGAAGAAGGTCGGCAACGAGGGTGTCATCACCGTCGAGGAAGCCAAGTCGCTCGAGACCGAACTCGACGTCGTCGAGGGCATGCAGTTCGACCGCGGCTACATCTCGCCCTACTTCGTCACCAACGCCGACAAGATGCGCGTTGAATTCGACGACGCCTACATCCTGATCAACGAGAAGAAGCTCTCCAACCTCAACGAACTGCTGCCGCTGCTCGAAGCCGTGGTGCAGACCGGCAAGCCGCTGGTGATCGTCGCGGAAGACGTTGAAGGCGAAGCCCTCGCCACCCTCGTCGTCAACCGTCTGCGCGGCGGCCTCAAGGTCGCGGCCGTCAAGGCGCCGGGCTTCGGTGACCGCCGCAAGGCCATGCTGCAGGACATCGCGATCCTGACCGGCGGCCAGGCGATCTCGGAAGACCTCGGCATCAAGATGGAGAACGTCACCCTGCAGATGCTGGGTCGCGCCAAGAAGGTGATGATCGACAAGGAGAACACCACGATCGTCAACGGCGCCGGCAAGAAGGCCGACATCGAGGCCCGCGTCGCGCAGATCAAGGCGCAGATCGAGGAAACCACCTCGGACTACGACCGCGAGAAGCTGCAGGAGCGTCTGGCCAAGCTCGCCGGCGGCGTCGCGGTGATCCGCGTCGGTGGCGCGACCGAGGTCGAGGTGAAGGAGCGTAAGGATCGCGTTGATGACGCGATGCACGCCACCCGCGCTGCGGTCGAGGAAGGCATCGTTCCGGGCGGCGGCGTCGCTCTGCTGCGCGCCTCCGAGCAGCTCAAGGGTCTCAAGACCAAGAACGACGACCAGAAGACCGGCGTCGAGATCGTGCGTCGCGCCCTCTCCGCCCCGGCCCGTCAGATCGCCATCAACGCCGGCGAAGACGGCTCGGTGATCGTCGGCAAGGTGCTCGAAAAGGAGCAGTACGCGTTCGGCTTCGACTCGCAGTCGGGCGAATACGGCGACCTGGTCAAGAAGGGCATCATCGATCCGACCAAGGTGGTCCGTACCGCGATCCAGAACGCCGCCTCGGTGGCCGCGCTGCTGATCACCACCGAAGCGATGATCGCCGAACTGCCGAAGAAGAACGCCGGCGGCCCCGCGATGCCCCCGGGCGGCGGCATGGGCGGCATGGACTTCTAA
- a CDS encoding NupC/NupG family nucleoside CNT transporter, which yields MLQLQSGFGVFALLMLAWAFGENRDRVSVRQVAIGLGITLLTAVAMLKLPGAARAFGAINDAVGVISAASRAGTSFAFGYLGGAPAPFDIKAPGADFILAFQALPVVLVMSVLTTLLFYWRILPPVVRGMAWLLKRTLGVGGAVGLSTAANVFLGMVEAPLFIRPYLAQLTRSELFLVMTGGMAGIAGTVLVLYATLLAPVLPDAAAHFVIASVLGAPAAILVSLIMVPETEARATGGELADPGQIAVSSMDAIVKGTAAGLELLLNIIAMLIVLVALVYLGNAVLGLLPHVGGEAITLQRLLGYLMAPVCWLLGLPWDQAVTAGSLMGIKTVLNELIAYVELAKLPPDALDPRSKLIMLYAMCGFANFGSLGIMLGGLTAMAPERREEIAALGLRSIVSGTLTTCLMGAVVGLMT from the coding sequence ATGCTTCAACTGCAATCCGGATTCGGCGTATTCGCGCTGCTGATGCTCGCGTGGGCATTCGGCGAGAATCGCGACCGCGTGTCGGTGCGGCAAGTCGCCATCGGGCTCGGCATCACGCTTTTGACCGCGGTGGCGATGCTGAAGCTGCCCGGCGCCGCTCGGGCGTTCGGGGCGATCAACGATGCAGTCGGCGTCATCTCGGCGGCGAGCCGGGCCGGCACCTCATTCGCGTTCGGCTACCTCGGCGGCGCGCCGGCGCCGTTCGACATCAAGGCGCCGGGGGCCGATTTCATCCTCGCGTTTCAGGCGCTGCCGGTGGTGCTGGTGATGAGCGTGCTGACCACGCTGTTGTTCTACTGGCGGATCCTGCCGCCGGTGGTGCGGGGCATGGCCTGGCTACTCAAGCGCACGCTCGGCGTCGGCGGTGCGGTCGGGCTATCGACCGCCGCCAATGTGTTTCTGGGCATGGTCGAAGCGCCGCTGTTCATCCGCCCCTATCTGGCGCAGCTCACCCGCAGCGAACTGTTTCTGGTGATGACCGGCGGCATGGCCGGCATCGCCGGCACCGTGCTGGTGCTATACGCCACGCTGCTGGCGCCGGTGCTGCCCGACGCCGCCGCGCACTTCGTCATCGCCTCGGTGCTCGGCGCGCCGGCCGCGATTCTGGTCAGCCTGATCATGGTGCCGGAGACCGAAGCGCGCGCCACCGGCGGCGAACTCGCCGACCCCGGCCAGATCGCTGTCAGCAGCATGGATGCGATCGTCAAGGGCACCGCGGCCGGCCTAGAGCTGCTGCTCAACATCATCGCGATGCTGATCGTGCTGGTGGCGCTGGTGTATCTCGGTAACGCCGTGCTTGGCCTGCTGCCGCATGTCGGCGGCGAGGCGATCACGCTGCAGCGGCTGCTCGGCTATCTGATGGCGCCGGTGTGCTGGCTGCTCGGCCTGCCATGGGATCAGGCGGTCACCGCCGGTTCGCTGATGGGGATCAAGACCGTCCTCAACGAGCTGATCGCTTATGTCGAGCTGGCAAAGCTGCCGCCCGATGCGCTCGACCCGCGCTCGAAGCTGATCATGCTGTACGCGATGTGCGGCTTCGCCAATTTCGGCAGCCTTGGCATCATGCTGGGCGGCCTCACCGCAATGGCCCCCGAGCGCCGCGAAGAGATCGCAGCCCTCGGCCTGCGGTCGATCGTGTCCGGCACACTGACCACTTGCCTGATGGGTGCAGTGGTAGGGCTAATGACGTAG
- a CDS encoding SDR family oxidoreductase, with the protein MPTTKIALVTGAGTGVGRAAALALMQAGFTVVLAGRRLELLQETQKLGAEFGESLPVVADMADPASIAALFDTIVGRYGRLDVLFNNAGIGAPPVPFEDLPLEQWQAVVTTNLTAPFLCTQHAFRIMKDQTPRGGRIINNGSISAHAPRPFSAAYTATKHAISGLTKASNLDGRAYDIAVGQIDIGNAATPMTDRMVQGVLQPDGRTIAEPRMDAKAVGDAVAYMAGLPLDANVLFMTVMATKMPFVGRG; encoded by the coding sequence ATGCCCACCACCAAGATCGCCCTCGTCACCGGTGCAGGCACCGGTGTCGGCCGTGCCGCGGCGCTGGCGCTGATGCAGGCCGGATTCACCGTGGTGCTGGCCGGGCGTCGGCTGGAGCTGCTGCAGGAGACCCAGAAGCTCGGCGCCGAGTTCGGTGAGAGCCTTCCCGTTGTCGCCGACATGGCCGATCCGGCATCGATCGCCGCGCTGTTCGACACCATCGTGGGGCGCTACGGCCGTCTCGACGTGCTGTTCAACAACGCCGGCATCGGCGCCCCGCCGGTGCCGTTCGAAGATCTGCCGCTGGAGCAGTGGCAGGCGGTGGTGACGACCAACCTCACCGCGCCGTTCCTGTGCACCCAGCACGCGTTCCGGATTATGAAGGATCAGACCCCGCGCGGCGGCCGCATCATCAACAACGGCTCGATCTCGGCTCACGCGCCGCGGCCGTTCTCGGCCGCCTACACCGCCACCAAGCACGCGATCAGCGGCCTCACCAAGGCGAGCAATCTCGACGGCCGCGCCTACGACATCGCGGTCGGCCAGATCGACATCGGCAACGCCGCCACGCCGATGACCGATCGCATGGTGCAAGGCGTGCTGCAGCCCGACGGCCGCACCATCGCCGAGCCGCGGATGGATGCGAAGGCGGTTGGCGATGCGGTGGCCTACATGGCGGGCCTGCCGCTCGACGCCAACGTCCTGTTCATGACGGTGATGGCGACCAAGATGCCATTCGTCGGACGCGGCTGA
- a CDS encoding cupin domain-containing protein, whose translation MANDNSAAPNPAAGERVGVREQTAPGRWDGVAVTPYKQTAEAPFQDISRQLLFSDPNLACEWRYFEVDEGGYSTLERHGHVHAVMIHRGRGQCLVGDTISDVGQGDLVFIPPMTWHQFRANRGDCLGFLCVVNVTRDRPQLPTADDVAKLRKNKRIADFIRIGGE comes from the coding sequence ATGGCCAATGACAATTCAGCAGCGCCAAATCCGGCGGCGGGCGAACGAGTTGGTGTCCGCGAGCAGACTGCCCCGGGCCGCTGGGATGGTGTCGCGGTGACGCCGTACAAGCAGACCGCCGAGGCGCCGTTCCAGGACATCTCGCGGCAGCTTCTATTCTCGGATCCGAATCTCGCCTGCGAGTGGCGCTATTTCGAGGTCGACGAGGGCGGTTATTCGACGCTGGAGCGTCACGGCCATGTGCATGCGGTGATGATCCATCGCGGTCGCGGGCAGTGCCTGGTCGGCGACACGATCAGCGATGTCGGGCAGGGCGATTTGGTATTCATCCCGCCGATGACCTGGCATCAGTTTCGTGCCAATCGCGGCGACTGCCTCGGTTTTCTCTGCGTCGTCAATGTCACGCGTGACCGGCCGCAATTGCCGACGGCGGACGATGTTGCGAAGCTGCGTAAGAACAAGCGTATCGCCGACTTCATTCGCATCGGCGGGGAGTAG
- a CDS encoding autotransporter outer membrane beta-barrel domain-containing protein, with protein sequence MGQDGITLTTHDGTVTLINRGNVTSTQARGLYADGNFGGATPRTVNIVNSGWVSSALAGARAIAYNGLASIENSGTVESTYRQGLVAWSNSGPASITNSGTVTANDDSALLSWSESGDTTIVNSGTAIARDNTGHADLGDGGHHGIYTKVGTFGQTTIDNQQGAVVQADQAGISASSAGGGITITQSGSITAAQGIVASTANGAINVSNSGAVTATGVGVSLDGTTNSLVNSGTITTNSATDAAIVTGNGNSTISNAGTISNSGGGAAIKFGNGTNRLVLDAATSNIQGVVQGGTGDNYLVLNTGTSASLTMLSVGATGQFRDFNFIEKTGAGALTLSGNGGGFTGSMLIKDGQMVVNSTSATSAVTVYSGAALSGSGIVGAVQMLSGSTISPGNSPGTLTVTGNYQQAAGATYNAELVPGSTVSDRIAVGGTATLAPGASLKLTKYGTAPYALDARYTVLTAAGGVNGTYVLTGDTSVSAFYSLIANYDPNNVYLEAVQTRGFTEVALTANQRATAGVLQAMGSGGGLRAGVAASPTDTAARAAFDQLSGEAFASAKTALLDDSRFVREATSQQVQSALRGPDTAVWARAYGSWARADGNGNAADVRRNAGGVLFGADGELFNALRLGVVGGYGSTSINLDGGRGSVSGDTYSIGVYGGRAWNALALSFGANHAWHNLSSTRTIALTGFADRLTADYNARTTQVYGDVGYTVELGRAALQPFAGLAYVSLDTSGFTERGGAAALRSAGDNVDATFSTLGLRANGALTLGTTAVTANGMVGWRHTMNSVIPTATNAFATGNAFTVSGLPLAKDVAVFEAGLGTALNPSTALSVNYSGQVGSSISDHGVRANLRVTF encoded by the coding sequence GTGGGCCAGGATGGCATCACTCTGACGACACATGACGGCACCGTCACCCTGATCAATCGCGGTAATGTCACTTCGACGCAGGCGCGGGGGCTTTACGCCGACGGCAACTTCGGCGGCGCCACCCCGCGGACGGTCAACATCGTCAATTCCGGTTGGGTGAGCTCGGCCCTCGCTGGTGCGCGCGCGATCGCCTACAACGGCTTGGCATCGATCGAGAACTCCGGCACCGTCGAGAGCACCTATCGGCAAGGTCTCGTCGCTTGGTCGAATAGTGGCCCGGCCTCGATAACAAACAGCGGCACTGTGACCGCCAACGACGATTCCGCCCTGTTGTCGTGGTCGGAGAGCGGCGACACCACGATCGTGAACAGCGGCACCGCCATCGCGCGTGACAACACCGGCCACGCCGATCTCGGCGACGGCGGGCATCACGGCATCTATACCAAGGTCGGAACTTTCGGTCAGACGACGATCGATAACCAGCAGGGTGCGGTTGTCCAGGCGGATCAAGCCGGAATCTCCGCCAGCTCGGCGGGCGGCGGCATCACCATCACACAGTCTGGTTCGATCACGGCGGCCCAGGGCATTGTCGCCTCCACGGCGAACGGTGCTATCAACGTCAGCAATAGCGGTGCCGTCACCGCGACCGGCGTCGGCGTCAGTCTCGACGGCACGACCAATTCGCTGGTCAACTCGGGCACGATCACGACGAACTCGGCGACCGATGCGGCGATCGTCACCGGCAACGGCAACAGCACGATCAGCAATGCCGGCACGATCAGCAATTCGGGCGGAGGCGCGGCGATCAAGTTCGGCAACGGCACCAACAGGCTGGTGCTTGATGCCGCCACGTCCAACATTCAAGGCGTGGTTCAGGGAGGCACTGGCGACAACTATCTTGTTCTCAACACCGGCACGTCGGCGTCTCTGACGATGCTGTCCGTGGGCGCGACCGGGCAGTTCCGCGATTTCAACTTTATCGAGAAGACCGGCGCTGGTGCGCTGACGCTGTCCGGCAACGGCGGCGGATTCACCGGATCGATGCTGATCAAAGACGGCCAGATGGTGGTCAACAGCACCAGCGCAACGTCCGCGGTCACGGTCTATAGCGGGGCGGCGCTCTCGGGCTCGGGCATCGTCGGTGCGGTCCAGATGCTGTCTGGTTCGACCATCTCTCCGGGCAATAGCCCCGGCACGTTGACGGTGACCGGCAATTATCAGCAGGCTGCCGGGGCGACCTACAATGCCGAACTGGTGCCGGGCAGCACGGTATCGGACCGGATCGCGGTCGGCGGCACCGCGACGCTTGCGCCCGGCGCGAGCCTGAAGCTCACCAAATACGGCACCGCCCCTTACGCGCTCGATGCCCGCTACACCGTGCTGACTGCCGCCGGCGGCGTCAACGGCACCTACGTCCTGACGGGCGACACCAGCGTGTCGGCATTCTATTCGCTGATCGCCAACTACGATCCGAACAACGTCTATCTGGAGGCGGTGCAGACCCGCGGCTTCACTGAGGTGGCTCTGACCGCCAATCAGCGCGCTACCGCGGGCGTGTTGCAGGCGATGGGGAGTGGCGGCGGTCTTCGTGCCGGCGTCGCGGCGTCGCCGACCGACACTGCGGCACGGGCGGCGTTCGATCAGCTCTCCGGCGAGGCCTTCGCGTCGGCCAAGACCGCGCTGCTCGACGACAGCCGGTTCGTGCGCGAAGCGACCTCGCAGCAGGTGCAATCGGCGCTCCGCGGACCTGACACGGCCGTGTGGGCGCGCGCGTATGGCTCGTGGGCGAGGGCTGATGGCAATGGCAATGCCGCAGACGTGCGTCGCAATGCCGGCGGCGTGCTGTTCGGTGCCGATGGCGAATTGTTCAACGCGCTGCGGCTCGGCGTGGTCGGCGGCTATGGGTCGACCTCGATCAATCTCGACGGTGGGCGCGGCTCGGTGTCGGGCGACACCTATAGCATCGGCGTCTATGGCGGCCGGGCCTGGAACGCGCTGGCGCTCAGCTTCGGTGCCAATCACGCCTGGCACAATCTGTCCTCGACCCGCACCATCGCGCTGACCGGCTTCGCCGACCGGCTGACCGCGGACTACAACGCCCGCACCACGCAGGTCTATGGCGATGTCGGTTACACCGTCGAACTCGGCCGTGCCGCACTGCAGCCGTTCGCCGGCCTTGCTTATGTCAGCCTCGACACCTCGGGCTTCACCGAGCGGGGCGGGGCGGCTGCGCTGCGCAGCGCTGGCGATAATGTCGATGCCACGTTCTCGACGCTCGGCCTGCGTGCCAACGGTGCGCTGACGCTCGGCACCACCGCCGTGACGGCGAACGGGATGGTCGGCTGGCGGCACACGATGAACAGCGTGATCCCGACCGCCACGAACGCGTTTGCGACCGGCAATGCGTTCACGGTGTCGGGTCTTCCGCTGGCGAAGGACGTCGCCGTGTTCGAAGCCGGCCTCGGCACCGCGCTCAATCCGAGCACGGCGCTCAGCGTCAACTACTCCGGCCAGGTCGGCTCCAGCATCTCCGACCACGGCGTCCGCGCCAACCTGCGCGTCACGTTCTGA